One stretch of Microcebus murinus isolate Inina chromosome 12, M.murinus_Inina_mat1.0, whole genome shotgun sequence DNA includes these proteins:
- the TMEM141 gene encoding transmembrane protein 141, with product MVNLGLSRVDDAVAAKHPGLGEYAACQSSAFVKGVCTFVTGTGATLGLQMFLQRRCPYPFQWSLLVAVVAGSVASYGVTRVESRKCSDLWLFLETGKLPKDVSTDQRS from the exons ATGGTGAACCTGGGCCTGTCCCGAGTAGACGACGCTGTGGCCGCCAAGCACCCG GGACTCGGGGAGTATGCCGCGTGCCAGTCGAGCGCCTTCGTGAAGGGCGTCTGCACCTTCGTCACAG GCACCGGTGCGACCCTCGGCCTGCAGATGTTCCTCCAGAGGCGGTGTCCGTACCCTTTCCAGTGGAGCCTGCTGGTGGCCGTGG TCGCAGGCTCCGTGGCCAGCTACGGGGTGACAAGGGTGGAGTCGCGGAAATGCAGCGACCTCTGGCTCTTCCTCGAGACAGGGAAGCTCCCCAAAGACGTGAGCACAG ATCAACGCAGCTAG